One genomic region from Gemmobacter aquarius encodes:
- a CDS encoding glycosyltransferase: MGFSNRLAGLIRFSYPALSGFSAKAPDAARLQAMLFARPRLERRFALFETLALPSLIAQSDPDFELMVLVGDAMPAWAVDRLQAGIAPLNARIVALPPMHHYPAIQAAYATLPTRATTHLTSFRLDDDDALDLDHVARLRRIASGIAGFTATPFAIAHNRGLFVDLSGPTPRFTEVTEKLPLGIGLALCSPVTEVDTIFRRNHRLLPQFLTTFSDATEMAFLRSVHQGNDSTAHTTGVVIDRSTAEAAAILTARFATGLDALTRLASASSS, from the coding sequence ATGGGTTTTTCCAACCGTCTGGCGGGGCTGATCCGCTTTTCCTATCCCGCCTTGTCGGGTTTCAGCGCCAAGGCCCCCGATGCCGCCCGCCTGCAAGCCATGCTGTTTGCAAGGCCACGGCTGGAACGCCGCTTTGCGCTGTTCGAAACCCTCGCCCTGCCGTCGCTCATCGCGCAGAGCGACCCGGATTTCGAACTGATGGTGCTGGTCGGTGACGCCATGCCCGCTTGGGCGGTCGACCGGCTGCAAGCGGGGATTGCACCCCTGAATGCCCGCATCGTGGCGCTGCCGCCGATGCACCACTATCCCGCGATACAGGCCGCTTACGCCACGCTTCCCACACGGGCCACCACCCACCTGACCAGCTTTCGTCTCGATGACGATGACGCGCTCGACCTCGACCACGTCGCACGGCTGCGCCGAATCGCATCGGGCATCGCCGGTTTCACCGCCACGCCCTTTGCCATCGCCCACAATCGCGGTCTGTTTGTCGACCTGTCCGGCCCGACCCCGCGCTTTACCGAGGTGACCGAGAAACTCCCTCTCGGTATCGGGCTTGCGCTCTGTTCGCCCGTGACCGAAGTCGACACGATCTTTCGGCGCAACCACCGCCTGTTGCCGCAATTCCTGACCACCTTTTCCGATGCGACCGAGATGGCCTTCCTGCGGTCGGTGCATCAGGGCAACGACAGCACCGCCCATACCACAGGCGTGGTGATAGACCGCAGCACGGCCGAGGCGGCGGCGATCCTGACCGCCCGTTTCGCCACGGGGCTGGATGCGTTAACGCGTCTGGCATCGGCTTCCTCATCCTGA
- a CDS encoding DMT family transporter: protein MPISDNMRGALYMNVAMAGFTINDSCMKAVTQTMPLWQAIALRGLLTLGPLLIIATMTNGLSLRMPRRDGVIVAIRSVAEVGGTLLFLAALVHMPLANLSAILQSLPLAVALAAWAVFGEKIGWRRLTAILVGFVGVLIVIRPGPQGFDFWSIMGLASVACVVVRDLATRELSRAVPSASVAVFASLTVTATGLALSLPAGWQPITPHEWLVILGAASALVVGYMFVVMVMRVGDIGFVAPFRYTALLWAIFLGWAAFGTLPDALTLLGAALIVGSGIFTLWRERKLKGTAPA from the coding sequence ATGCCGATATCCGACAACATGCGCGGCGCGCTTTACATGAACGTGGCCATGGCCGGGTTCACCATCAACGACAGCTGCATGAAGGCCGTGACCCAGACCATGCCGCTGTGGCAGGCCATCGCGCTGCGCGGGTTGCTCACGCTGGGGCCGCTCTTGATCATCGCCACGATGACCAACGGGCTAAGCCTGCGGATGCCCCGCCGCGACGGGGTGATTGTCGCCATCCGTTCGGTGGCCGAGGTGGGGGGCACGCTTCTGTTCCTTGCCGCCCTTGTTCACATGCCGCTCGCGAACCTGTCGGCGATCCTGCAATCGCTGCCGCTCGCCGTGGCGCTGGCGGCTTGGGCGGTATTCGGCGAAAAGATCGGCTGGCGCAGGCTGACGGCGATCCTCGTCGGTTTTGTCGGCGTGCTGATCGTCATCCGCCCCGGTCCGCAGGGGTTCGACTTCTGGTCGATCATGGGGCTTGCCTCGGTTGCTTGCGTCGTGGTGCGCGATCTTGCCACGCGCGAGCTGTCGCGGGCCGTGCCCTCGGCCTCGGTCGCGGTCTTTGCCTCGCTGACGGTCACCGCCACGGGTCTGGCCCTGTCCTTGCCCGCAGGCTGGCAGCCGATCACGCCGCATGAATGGCTGGTGATCCTTGGCGCTGCCTCGGCACTGGTGGTCGGCTACATGTTTGTCGTCATGGTGATGCGGGTGGGCGACATCGGCTTTGTCGCCCCGTTCCGCTACACCGCGCTGCTCTGGGCGATTTTCCTCGGCTGGGCCGCTTTCGGAACCCTGCCGGATGCGTTAACGCTGCTTGGCGCTGCGCTGATCGTCGGATCGGGCATCTTCACCCTGTGGCGCGAACGCAAACTAAAAGGCACTGCACCGGCATGA
- a CDS encoding glycosyltransferase family 2 protein has product MTALSIVIPAKNEAENLPSLIDEIVTALAGEADYEVIVVDDGSTDGTAQALLAERARFPMLRVLRHETSGGQSAAVHSGVRAARGAIIATLDGDGQNPPANLPALIAPLRGRGADGIGIVAGQRVARQDTWSKKAASRFANALRGAMLNDGTRDTGCGLKAFRRDAFLALPYFNHMHRYLPALFKRDGWQIAHVDVTHRGRGAGRSNYSNLQRAMVGIVDLFGVMWLIRRRKTAAPRDLTE; this is encoded by the coding sequence ATGACCGCGCTTTCCATCGTCATCCCCGCCAAGAACGAGGCCGAAAACCTGCCCTCGCTGATCGACGAGATCGTGACCGCCTTGGCAGGCGAGGCAGATTACGAGGTGATCGTGGTCGATGACGGCTCGACCGATGGCACGGCGCAGGCCCTGCTGGCGGAGCGTGCCCGTTTTCCGATGCTTCGGGTCTTGCGGCACGAAACCTCGGGCGGGCAAAGTGCTGCCGTCCATTCCGGCGTTCGTGCGGCGCGGGGGGCCATCATCGCCACGCTGGACGGAGACGGGCAGAACCCGCCCGCAAACCTGCCCGCGCTGATCGCACCCTTGCGGGGCAGGGGGGCTGATGGCATCGGCATCGTTGCAGGCCAAAGGGTGGCGCGGCAGGATACGTGGTCGAAAAAAGCCGCCTCGCGCTTTGCCAATGCCCTGCGCGGCGCGATGCTGAATGACGGCACGCGCGACACCGGCTGCGGGCTGAAAGCGTTTCGCCGCGACGCCTTTCTTGCGCTGCCCTATTTCAACCACATGCACCGCTACCTGCCCGCGCTGTTCAAGCGTGACGGCTGGCAGATCGCCCATGTCGATGTCACCCATCGCGGGCGCGGGGCAGGGCGATCAAATTACAGCAATTTGCAGCGCGCCATGGTCGGAATTGTTGACCTTTTCGGCGTGATGTGGCTGATCCGCCGTCGCAAGACCGCCGCACCCCGCGACCTCACCGAATAA
- a CDS encoding lipid-A-disaccharide synthase N-terminal domain-containing protein has protein sequence MQTLMSLFGAETAADTAWLVIGLFGQLMFTARFVVQWIASERAGASVMPVAFWYFSLIGGTIVLFYGIHKLEPVIILGQLPGVVIYSRNLWLIHKGRKADV, from the coding sequence GTGCAGACATTGATGAGCCTTTTCGGCGCGGAGACCGCAGCCGACACCGCATGGCTTGTCATCGGCCTTTTCGGGCAGTTGATGTTCACCGCGCGTTTCGTGGTACAATGGATCGCATCGGAACGGGCAGGGGCAAGCGTGATGCCGGTCGCGTTCTGGTATTTCTCGCTGATCGGCGGGACGATCGTGCTGTTTTACGGCATCCACAAGCTGGAACCCGTCATCATCCTTGGCCAATTGCCCGGCGTGGTGATCTACAGCCGGAACCTGTGGCTGATCCACAAGGGCCGCAAGGCCGATGTCTGA
- a CDS encoding ArnT family glycosyltransferase, translated as MSDATPSEANPSDNWRKTALMVVASVTLLRLVLLAFNRTDLFVDESQYWLWGQSFDFGYYSKPPLIAWVIGLSTWIGGDTAYFVRAPFALFHGAAALILAALANRLAGPRVALVVAATYVTLPMVAVGSLLASTDTIMAPFFAAALYFHTRLAAERRSDLAVAAGVCLGFAFLAKYAALYFLIGVGAGAMLLPALRIGWRNALLMLLAFAAVAAPNLIWNAAHGFSTVAHTADNISWVRQDSPLASLSVTEMASFLLAQFGVAGPLVFTALLVAFFRRETAQLTVFALPPLLIVSAQALLDKAYANWAASAYFAGTIAAVLVLRRYPRLVWTSLALNGAVSLILPLLTLFPATTVAGSDPLLDRWTGQAAMSRQIIDMAIDNDGLPVVAERRDVLADLFFTGATSNVQFYAVPPRGRPMNHYEQTHPLPPDLTGKVLYIAAKPPACAHERLELDAGTGAYARAGLRAFVTDAACFHAS; from the coding sequence ATGTCTGACGCCACGCCGTCGGAGGCCAACCCTTCGGACAACTGGCGCAAGACGGCGCTGATGGTCGTCGCAAGCGTAACGCTGCTGCGTCTGGTGCTGCTGGCCTTTAACCGCACCGACCTGTTCGTCGACGAAAGCCAGTATTGGCTTTGGGGGCAAAGCTTTGACTTCGGCTATTATTCCAAGCCGCCGCTGATCGCATGGGTGATCGGGCTTTCGACGTGGATCGGAGGCGACACGGCCTATTTCGTGCGCGCCCCCTTTGCGCTGTTCCATGGTGCTGCGGCGCTTATCCTTGCAGCTCTTGCCAACCGTCTGGCGGGGCCGCGCGTGGCGCTGGTGGTGGCGGCAACCTATGTGACCCTGCCAATGGTGGCGGTGGGCAGCCTGTTGGCCTCGACCGATACGATCATGGCGCCGTTCTTTGCCGCCGCCCTGTATTTCCACACCCGCCTTGCTGCCGAACGCCGTAGCGATCTTGCGGTTGCGGCGGGGGTCTGCCTCGGCTTTGCCTTCCTTGCGAAATATGCAGCACTTTACTTTCTGATCGGGGTCGGGGCGGGGGCCATGCTGCTGCCCGCGCTGCGGATCGGTTGGCGGAATGCCTTGCTGATGCTGCTGGCCTTTGCCGCCGTGGCTGCGCCGAACCTGATATGGAACGCGGCGCACGGATTTTCCACCGTCGCCCATACCGCCGACAACATAAGCTGGGTGCGGCAGGACAGCCCGCTTGCCTCGCTTTCCGTGACCGAGATGGCCAGTTTCCTGCTCGCGCAATTCGGGGTAGCGGGGCCTTTGGTCTTTACCGCCCTTCTGGTGGCGTTTTTCCGGCGCGAGACGGCGCAGCTGACGGTTTTTGCGCTGCCGCCCCTGCTGATCGTCAGCGCGCAAGCACTGCTGGACAAGGCCTATGCCAACTGGGCGGCCTCGGCCTATTTCGCCGGAACCATCGCCGCCGTGCTGGTGCTGCGGCGCTATCCGCGTCTGGTCTGGACCTCGCTTGCGCTGAACGGTGCGGTGTCGCTGATCCTGCCGCTGCTGACGCTGTTTCCCGCCACCACCGTCGCGGGCAGTGATCCGCTGTTGGACCGCTGGACAGGGCAGGCCGCAATGAGCCGCCAGATCATCGACATGGCAATCGACAATGACGGGCTGCCCGTAGTGGCCGAACGCCGCGATGTGCTGGCCGACCTGTTCTTCACCGGCGCGACAAGTAATGTGCAATTCTACGCCGTGCCGCCAAGGGGCCGCCCGATGAACCATTACGAACAGACCCATCCCTTGCCGCCCGACCTGACGGGCAAGGTGCTTTATATCGCCGCAAAGCCACCCGCCTGCGCCCATGAACGGCTGGAACTCGATGCCGGAACCGGGGCCTATGCGCGGGCGGGGCTGCGGGCCTTTGTCACCGATGCCGCGTGTTTCCATGCGTCTTGA
- a CDS encoding phosphatase PAP2 family protein gives MRLDLPAPLTVAVASGLAMLPFVAYPAIDEAVAGLFFDGKGWMGGPASEMLRFALWRFSALVLFVALVLWLVALFRKRPACNGSARAWGLIVLTYALGPGLMADTLLKRFWGRARPADVADFGGASHFTPPWLPTDQCLSNCSFVSGEVSGATATAIALIVILGLWRDRLSPLAYRAIAAFALALPLVSALQRMSSGRHFLSDAIFAALFTLLIASLLRVVLFGRKNPVT, from the coding sequence ATGCGTCTTGACCTGCCCGCGCCGCTGACCGTCGCCGTCGCCTCGGGTCTGGCGATGCTGCCTTTCGTGGCCTATCCCGCGATAGACGAGGCTGTCGCGGGGTTGTTCTTCGACGGCAAGGGCTGGATGGGCGGTCCGGCATCCGAGATGTTGCGTTTTGCGCTGTGGCGATTTTCGGCGCTGGTGCTCTTTGTCGCCCTTGTCCTGTGGCTGGTGGCGCTGTTTCGCAAACGCCCGGCTTGCAACGGGTCAGCCCGCGCCTGGGGTCTGATCGTGCTGACCTATGCGCTTGGCCCCGGCCTTATGGCCGACACGCTGCTCAAGCGGTTCTGGGGCCGCGCCCGCCCTGCCGATGTGGCCGATTTCGGCGGTGCATCCCATTTCACCCCGCCGTGGCTGCCCACCGACCAGTGCTTGTCGAACTGCTCATTCGTATCGGGCGAGGTGTCGGGCGCGACCGCCACCGCCATTGCGTTGATCGTCATCCTCGGCCTGTGGCGTGACCGTCTGTCGCCGCTCGCCTATCGTGCGATTGCGGCTTTCGCGCTGGCTCTTCCGCTTGTGTCGGCGCTTCAACGCATGTCGTCGGGGCGGCATTTTCTGTCGGACGCGATCTTTGCCGCGCTTTTCACCCTGCTGATCGCCAGCCTCTTGCGCGTCGTCCTGTTCGGGCGCAAAAACCCTGTTACATAA
- the rpsL gene encoding 30S ribosomal protein S12, with protein MPTIQQLIRKPREAKVRRSKSQHLESCPQKRGVCTRVYTTTPKKPNSAMRKVAKVRLTNGFEVISYIPGEKHNLQEHSVVLIRGGRVKDLPGVRYHILRGVLDTQGVKERRQRRSKYGAKRPK; from the coding sequence ATGCCAACTATCCAACAGCTGATCCGCAAACCGCGGGAAGCAAAAGTACGGCGCTCCAAGTCGCAGCACTTGGAATCCTGCCCGCAGAAGCGTGGTGTTTGCACCCGCGTCTACACCACCACTCCGAAGAAGCCGAACTCGGCTATGCGTAAGGTTGCCAAAGTGCGCCTGACGAATGGCTTTGAAGTCATCAGCTACATTCCCGGCGAAAAGCACAACCTTCAGGAACACTCTGTCGTCCTGATCCGTGGCGGCCGCGTGAAAGACCTTCCCGGTGTGCGTTACCACATCCTTCGCGGTGTTCTCGATACGCAGGGCGTCAAAGAGCGTCGCCAGCGTCGTTCGAAATACGGCGCCAAGCGTCCGAAGTGA
- the rpsG gene encoding 30S ribosomal protein S7, which produces MSRRHAAEKREILPDAKYGDRVLTKFMNNLMLDGKKSVAESIVYGALARVEQRLKRQPIECFHEALENVKPSVEVRSRRVGGATYQVPVEVRIERREALAIRWLIIAARKRNENTMEERLAAELSDAVNNRGTAVKKREDTHKMADANKAFSHYRW; this is translated from the coding sequence ATGTCACGTCGTCACGCCGCTGAAAAACGCGAAATCCTGCCCGACGCCAAGTATGGCGACCGGGTTCTCACCAAATTCATGAACAACCTGATGCTCGACGGCAAAAAGTCCGTCGCTGAATCGATTGTTTACGGTGCCCTCGCCCGGGTCGAGCAGCGCCTCAAGCGCCAGCCGATCGAGTGCTTCCACGAAGCACTGGAAAACGTGAAACCCTCCGTCGAAGTGCGCTCGCGCCGCGTCGGTGGTGCGACCTATCAGGTCCCCGTCGAAGTCCGTATCGAGCGCCGCGAAGCGCTCGCAATCCGTTGGCTGATCATCGCGGCGCGCAAGCGCAACGAGAACACCATGGAAGAGCGTCTTGCCGCCGAACTGTCCGATGCGGTGAACAACCGCGGCACGGCCGTGAAGAAGCGTGAAGACACCCACAAGATGGCCGACGCAAACAAAGCGTTCAGCCACTACCGCTGGTAA
- the fusA gene encoding elongation factor G, with the protein MAREYPLERYRNFGIIAHIDAGKTTTSERILYYTGKSHKIGEVHDGAATMDWMEQEQERGITITSAATTTFWERTIDPNLEHARADKYRFNIIDTPGHVDFTIEVERSLAVLDGAVVLLDGNAGVEPQTETVWRQADRYKVPRIVFVNKMDKTGADFFNCVRMIKDRTGANAVPVALPIGAEDKLEGIIDLVTMEEWVYQGEDLGASWVRQPIRADLQDSAAEWRMNLIETAVGQDDAAMEAYLEGTEPDADTLRALIRKGTLAIDFIPVFAGSAFKNKGVQPLLNAVIDYLPSPLDVPPYEGFAPGDETETRNIARSADDSQPFSALAFKIMNDPFVGSLTFTRIYSGKLAKGDGMLNATKQRKERVGRMMMMHAIEREEISEAFAGDIIALGGLKETTTGDTLCDPAAPVVLETMTFPVPVIEIAVEPKTKADQEKMGIALARLAAEDPSFRVETDIESGQTIMKGMGELHLDILVDRMRREFKVEANIGAPQVAYRETISREHEIDYTHKKQTGGTGQFARVKLVITPTEPGEGYSFESKVVGGSVPKEYIPGVEKGIKSVMDSGPLAGFPVIDFKVMLIDGAFHDVDSSVLAFEIASRAAMREGLKKAGAKLLEPIMKVEVVTPEEYTGGVIGDLTSRRGMINGQDSRGNANVIAAMVPLANMFGYINTLRSMTSGRAVFSMEFDHYDSVPQNISDEIQKKYA; encoded by the coding sequence ATGGCACGCGAATATCCGCTTGAGCGTTACCGCAACTTCGGGATCATCGCCCACATCGACGCGGGCAAGACCACGACGTCCGAGCGCATCCTTTACTACACAGGCAAGTCCCACAAGATCGGCGAAGTCCATGACGGCGCCGCCACGATGGACTGGATGGAGCAAGAGCAAGAGCGTGGCATCACGATCACCTCTGCTGCGACCACCACCTTCTGGGAACGCACCATCGACCCGAACCTCGAGCACGCACGTGCCGACAAGTACCGTTTCAACATCATCGACACCCCCGGCCACGTCGACTTCACCATTGAAGTCGAACGTTCGCTGGCCGTGCTCGATGGTGCCGTGGTGCTTCTCGACGGCAACGCCGGCGTGGAACCGCAGACCGAAACCGTGTGGCGTCAGGCTGACCGCTACAAGGTTCCGCGCATCGTCTTCGTCAACAAGATGGACAAGACCGGCGCCGATTTCTTCAACTGCGTCCGCATGATCAAAGACCGCACCGGCGCCAACGCCGTTCCGGTCGCTCTGCCGATCGGTGCCGAAGACAAGCTCGAAGGCATCATCGACCTCGTGACGATGGAAGAGTGGGTCTATCAGGGTGAAGACCTTGGTGCATCCTGGGTGCGCCAGCCGATCCGCGCCGACCTTCAGGATAGCGCCGCCGAATGGCGCATGAACCTGATCGAAACCGCCGTGGGTCAGGACGACGCCGCGATGGAAGCCTATCTCGAAGGCACCGAGCCTGACGCCGATACGCTGCGCGCGCTGATCCGCAAGGGCACGCTCGCCATCGACTTCATCCCCGTCTTCGCGGGTTCGGCCTTCAAGAACAAGGGCGTCCAGCCCCTGCTCAACGCCGTGATCGACTATCTGCCCTCGCCGCTCGACGTGCCGCCCTACGAAGGCTTCGCTCCGGGTGACGAGACCGAAACGCGCAACATCGCGCGTTCGGCAGATGACAGCCAGCCCTTCTCGGCGCTGGCGTTCAAGATCATGAACGACCCCTTCGTCGGCTCGTTGACGTTTACCCGCATCTATTCGGGCAAACTGGCCAAGGGCGACGGCATGCTGAACGCGACCAAGCAGCGCAAAGAGCGCGTTGGCCGCATGATGATGATGCACGCCATCGAGCGTGAGGAAATCTCGGAAGCCTTCGCCGGCGACATCATCGCGCTTGGCGGTCTGAAAGAAACCACCACCGGTGACACGCTGTGTGATCCGGCGGCGCCCGTCGTTCTCGAAACCATGACCTTCCCGGTGCCGGTCATCGAAATCGCCGTGGAACCCAAGACCAAGGCCGACCAGGAAAAGATGGGCATCGCACTCGCCCGTCTGGCTGCCGAAGACCCGTCCTTCCGCGTCGAGACCGATATCGAATCGGGCCAGACGATCATGAAGGGCATGGGCGAACTTCACCTCGACATCCTCGTCGACCGTATGCGTCGCGAGTTCAAGGTCGAGGCGAACATCGGCGCTCCGCAGGTGGCTTACCGCGAGACGATCTCGCGCGAGCACGAGATCGACTACACCCACAAGAAGCAGACCGGCGGCACGGGCCAATTCGCCCGCGTCAAACTGGTCATCACCCCCACGGAACCGGGCGAGGGCTACTCGTTCGAATCCAAGGTGGTCGGCGGCTCGGTGCCCAAGGAATACATTCCCGGCGTCGAAAAAGGCATCAAGTCCGTCATGGACTCGGGCCCGCTCGCAGGCTTCCCGGTGATCGACTTCAAGGTGATGCTGATCGACGGCGCGTTCCACGACGTCGACTCCTCGGTTCTCGCCTTCGAAATCGCTTCGCGCGCCGCTATGCGTGAAGGTCTGAAAAAGGCAGGCGCGAAACTGCTCGAGCCGATCATGAAAGTCGAAGTCGTCACCCCGGAAGAATACACCGGCGGCGTCATCGGCGACCTGACCTCGCGTCGGGGCATGATCAACGGGCAGGACAGCCGCGGCAACGCGAACGTCATCGCTGCCATGGTTCCGCTGGCGAACATGTTCGGCTACATCAACACGCTGCGCTCGATGACATCGGGCCGTGCGGTGTTCTCGATGGAATTCGACCATTACGACTCGGTTCCGCAGAACATCTCGGACGAGATCCAGAAGAAATACGCTTGA
- the tuf gene encoding elongation factor Tu produces the protein MGKAKFERNKPHVNIGTIGHVDHGKTTLTAAITKYFGEFRAYDQIDGAPEERARGITISTAHVEYETEARHYAHVDCPGHADYVKNMITGAAQMDGAILVCAASDGPMPQTREHILLGRQVGIPYMVCYMNKVDLVDDAELIELVEMELRELFSSYEYPGDDIPIVKGSAHQAMIGERKDIGEDSIRALMAAVDSYIPTPARAIDQPFLMPIEDVFSISGRGTVVTGRIERGVINVGDEVEIVGIRDTKKSTCTGVEMFRKLLDRGEAGDNVGVLLRGIDREGVERGQVLCKPKSVNPHTQFEAEAYILTKEEGGRHTPFFANYRPQFYFRTTDVTGTVQLPEGTEMVMPGDNLKFNVELIAPIAMEEKLRFAIREGGRTVGAGVVSKILK, from the coding sequence ATGGGCAAGGCAAAGTTTGAACGGAACAAACCGCACGTCAACATCGGCACGATCGGCCACGTTGACCACGGCAAGACGACGCTGACGGCGGCGATCACCAAGTATTTCGGCGAATTCCGCGCCTATGACCAGATCGACGGCGCGCCGGAAGAGCGGGCACGCGGCATCACGATCTCGACCGCGCACGTGGAATACGAGACGGAAGCGCGTCACTACGCCCACGTCGACTGCCCCGGCCACGCCGACTACGTCAAGAACATGATCACCGGCGCTGCCCAGATGGACGGCGCGATCCTGGTTTGCGCCGCGTCCGACGGCCCGATGCCGCAAACGCGCGAGCATATCCTGCTCGGCCGTCAGGTCGGCATTCCCTACATGGTCTGCTACATGAACAAGGTCGACCTTGTTGATGACGCCGAACTGATCGAACTGGTGGAAATGGAACTGCGCGAGCTGTTCTCGTCCTACGAATACCCCGGCGACGACATTCCGATCGTCAAGGGTTCGGCCCACCAGGCCATGATCGGCGAGCGCAAGGACATCGGTGAAGACAGCATCCGCGCGCTGATGGCGGCTGTCGATTCGTATATCCCGACGCCCGCACGCGCCATCGACCAGCCCTTCCTGATGCCGATCGAAGACGTGTTCTCGATCTCGGGCCGTGGCACCGTGGTGACCGGCCGTATCGAGCGCGGCGTGATCAACGTTGGCGACGAAGTCGAAATCGTCGGCATCCGCGACACCAAGAAGTCGACCTGCACGGGCGTGGAAATGTTCCGCAAGCTGCTCGACCGTGGTGAAGCCGGCGACAACGTCGGCGTGCTGCTGCGCGGCATCGACCGTGAAGGCGTGGAACGTGGCCAGGTGCTGTGCAAGCCGAAGTCGGTGAACCCGCACACCCAGTTCGAAGCCGAAGCCTACATCCTGACCAAGGAAGAAGGCGGCCGCCACACGCCGTTCTTCGCCAACTACCGTCCGCAGTTCTACTTCCGCACGACCGACGTGACGGGAACGGTCCAGCTGCCGGAAGGCACCGAAATGGTCATGCCGGGCGACAACCTGAAGTTCAACGTCGAGCTGATCGCCCCGATCGCGATGGAAGAGAAGCTGCGCTTCGCCATCCGTGAAGGCGGCCGCACGGTTGGTGCAGGCGTCGTCTCGAAGATCCTCAAGTGA
- the rpsJ gene encoding 30S ribosomal protein S10 — translation MQGQTIRIRLKAFDYRVLDASTQEIVNTAKRTGAQVRGPIPLPNKIEKFTVLRGPHIDKKSRDQWEIRTHKRLLDIVDPTPQTVDALMKLDLAAGVDVEIKV, via the coding sequence ATGCAAGGTCAGACCATCCGCATCAGGCTGAAAGCCTTCGATTACCGCGTTCTGGATGCCAGCACGCAGGAAATCGTAAACACGGCCAAGCGGACCGGCGCGCAAGTGCGCGGCCCGATCCCGCTGCCGAACAAGATCGAGAAATTCACGGTTCTGCGTGGCCCCCACATCGACAAGAAGTCGCGTGATCAGTGGGAAATCCGTACGCACAAGCGTCTTCTCGACATCGTCGATCCGACCCCCCAGACCGTGGACGCGCTGATGAAGCTCGACCTCGCCGCTGGCGTGGATGTCGAGATCAAGGTTTAA
- the rplC gene encoding 50S ribosomal protein L3 has protein sequence MRSGVIAKKLGMTRLFMENGAQVPVTVLQLDNLQVVAQRTADRDGYTAVQLGAGTAKAKRTTAAMRGHFAKANVAPKRKIAEFRVTPDCLIDVGAEITADHYLAGQFVDIAGTSIGKGFAGAMKRHNFGGLRASHGVSVSHRSHGSTGQCQDPGKVFKGKKMAGHLGSVRTTTQNLQVVRTDADRGLIMVKGAVPGSRGGWVTIKDAVKKAPFADAPRPAAIRAATAAAPAVEVAAEGGEA, from the coding sequence ATGCGTTCTGGTGTTATCGCCAAGAAGCTGGGCATGACCCGGCTGTTCATGGAAAACGGCGCACAGGTTCCTGTGACCGTTCTCCAACTCGACAATCTGCAAGTGGTCGCACAGCGCACCGCCGACCGTGACGGCTACACCGCCGTCCAGCTGGGCGCGGGCACTGCCAAGGCCAAGCGGACGACGGCTGCCATGCGTGGCCACTTCGCCAAGGCGAACGTGGCCCCCAAGCGCAAGATCGCGGAATTCCGCGTGACGCCGGACTGCCTGATCGATGTGGGCGCGGAGATCACCGCCGACCATTACCTCGCAGGGCAGTTCGTCGACATCGCCGGCACCTCGATCGGTAAGGGCTTTGCCGGTGCGATGAAGCGTCACAACTTTGGCGGTCTTCGTGCATCGCACGGCGTGTCGGTCTCGCACCGTTCGCACGGGTCGACCGGCCAGTGCCAGGATCCGGGCAAGGTGTTCAAGGGCAAGAAGATGGCTGGCCATCTCGGGTCCGTCCGCACCACCACCCAGAACCTGCAAGTCGTCCGCACCGACGCCGACCGTGGCCTGATCATGGTCAAGGGCGCCGTCCCGGGCTCGCGCGGTGGCTGGGTCACCATCAAGGATGCGGTCAAGAAGGCGCCGTTCGCCGACGCGCCGCGTCCGGCGGCGATCCGCGCCGCAACCGCTGCTGCTCCGGCTGTCGAAGTGGCCGCCGAAGGGGGTGAAGCATGA